The genomic stretch GCCCAAATAAAAAATCGGTGGAAGCGAATCCGCTTCCACCGATACCAGTCGATTTGAAGAAGGTCAGCTGCCGCCGCCGGAGGCACCACCAGTCGTGCTGCCGCCCATGCCGGAGCTGCCACCGGATCCGCCACCCATTCCTCCGGCAGAGCCGCCGCCCATGTCGCTACCAGAAGAACTGCCCATGCCGGAGCTGCCACCAGAAGCGCCACCCATGCCTCCGGAAGAGCCATCCATGCCGGAGCTTCCGGCAGACCCGCTGGAACCAGAGCCGCTACCCCCGGCCGAGCCGCCGCCCGTATTGCGATCATTGGAACCCATGCTCAGCATGATCCTGTCCTGGCCGAGGGCGCCAACTTTCATATTCGGTTGTTCAAGGCTGCTCGAACCGCCACCAACTCCCCCGCCCGAGGCGCCCCCGGTACTGCCACCGGAAGTCGCATCACCCGAGCCTCCGCTACTGCCACCGGTGCTGCCTGAGTCCGAGCCACCCGAGGTCGTGCTGCCACCGGCGCCAGAGGCACTATCGGCTCCGCCGGAAGAGCTGCCCGTGGCCCCGTCACTTTCGGTCGGGGAGGAGCCAGTGCTGGTCCCGCCCATGCTGCCGGTGCTGCCGCCCATGCTGGAGCTTCCAGCCGAGCCGCTGGTGTCTGAACCCCCGGTGCCGCTGGCAGACTCCGTACTACCTGTCTCACTGCTGTAGGACTGACTGCCCGAACTCTTGCTGCCTGCTTCGGAGCTGCCCGTGGCATGCGCCAGAGTGGCGCCACCAAAGGTCAACGAAGCAATCAGGGCTGCCAAAAGCGTGTTGCGCTTGTTCATGGTCCATCTCCTGTGTGGTGTAAGTCAGCTTTCTGCAAGGCATCCCGATGTGCGGTAGGACCAGGATGCCTTTACTCCGACCCCTCTGTCCCACGAGAGTTGCTGGTCCTAGGTCCAGCGTCGGATATAGGCCCGGTTCGCGCTCAAGCGTATGGTTTAAAAACCATCAGGAAAATGACCGTGGTGATGGCCAGGAAGGCGGGAATCCCAAGCCAGAACCAGATGCGGGCCATCTGGTGATAGCGCTCGGGCAGGGGGGTGTCAGTCGCCAGGGCATGGCAGGCCATGTCGCGCATCCGGATCTGGAGCCAGACTACCGGCAGCCAGCACAAGCCCGCGATGACGAAGAGCAACAGGGACAGCCAAAGCCAGGTCTGGCTGAGGGGATAGCCCGCCAGGTGTGCCAGATAGAGCCCGGTGGCGGGCTGGATGATGACGGTTGGGGCAGTGAAGAGCCAGTCTGCCAGCACCACATGCCTTGAGGTGATGGCTATGTTGCGCAGGTCGCCATTGCGGTCGGCCATGTACTTGTAAAAGGCGCTGCCAAGACCCGTGCCAAACAGCAGGAAGGCGCTGAGTATGTGAATGGTCTTGACCAGTGCGTATTCCATCAGCGCTTCTCCAGGGCCATCATCACCAGGGTGGCGGTAATCATCGGCAGATTCTTCAGGAGTGGCCCATAGGGATGCAGCCAGAATTCCGGTAGTGCTATGGCGATGATCACCGAAAAGGTGAGCATGACCAGGATTTGCAGCAGGGCAATGCCTTGCAGGTGATAGCGAAACAGGAGCGCCAGCCCGAGCACGAGATCCAGCAACGCCGCGCCATAAAGCGCAATGCTGGCGGGAATGCCATGCAGGCCGGTACGCGCCAGCAGGGCATGGCTATCCGCAATCGGATAAATGCCCAGCGAGAGCAGGCCGGTGATGATCCAGACCAGGGCCAGTGACAAGCGCAGCAGCGGTTTGAGGAAGAAGAGCCGAGCGTGCCAGCGTTCTGCCTCGGTGGCAGCCCCAGGAGGAAAGGCTTGTTGCAGGCTGCGTGGCTTCACACCAGTGCGCTCGACCCAAGCAGCAGGCGAGGCGGTATTGCCGCGCAGCAGCATGCTGATGCCGTCGGCATTGACGGGCGCCACGCCAAGCCGCCCAAGGAGGTCTGCGCCCGGACGCGCCAGCGCCAGCGGGGTGGTGAGCATAGGGGCCGGTCGGTCGCCCAGCCAGGCGCGCAGGATCTCCAAGAGTCGTCGGAAAGTGACGGGTTCGGGGCCCACGGCTGGCAGGCGAGTGTGCAAGGGCTTGCGGGACTCGACCAGCCGCTGGATGCCCCGGCAGAGATCCTCGACATGGATGGGCTGTACTTGCTGTTCGCCGTTTCCGACCAGCGGGATGAGGGGCAGGGCGGCGATGGCCTTGAAAAAGCCCATGCTGGCCTCACCGGGGCCGTAAACGATGGAGGGATAGATGATGGCCCAGTCCAGCGAGCTGCTGGCGAGCTGGTCATCAGCGGCCTTCTTGCTCAGGTGAAAGGCAGTGCTCGCCTGCGCATCGGCGCCAAGCGCCGAGATCTGGATGACCCGCCGCACGCCTGCGGTTTGGCAGGCGCGAAACAGGGCAATGGGGGCATCCCGATGTACTGCCATGAAGTTTTGCTTGCCGCGTTCCTCGAAGATGCCGGTCGCATTGATGACGACATCCATGCCAGCCACGCGGGGCTGCCAGACCGCCGGATCATGATCGGTGGCGAAGTCGGCGGCAATCGCCCGCAGGCCGGGTATGGTCTGTTGCAGCTTCGCCGGATTGCGGGTGGAGCCGGTGACTTCGTGGCCGGCATCGAGCAAATGCCGGACCAGGTGTTTTCCAATGAAGCCGCTGGCGCCAGTGACCAGAACGCGCATGCATGCACCTCCCGCTGGCTTGCCGAGCAGCGCCTAGAAGTTTGCTGCCTCGACCTCCAGGTAGATCCGGTTAATGGTGGGACCCATCTGCTCATCGAAGTTCTTCAACTTTTTCCAGTCGGACAGATCCAGTTTCTGGCGGATCTCGGTATCGGTCAGGCCCTCCTTGTAACCGGCTTCGACACCCTCATACAGACTGGCCATGCGGGCATGCATGGCGGTCAGATCCGCTGGGCGCGCCAATGGGCCGTGTCCGGGGATGATGGTGCGCGCGGGCAGCTTTTGTGCTTCGTCCAGGGTGGCTATCCAGTTTTTGGCGTTGGCATCCCGGAAATTGGGGACGATGTCATTGACCATGACATCGCCGGCAATCAGCACCTTGTCTTCGGGCAGGTAGACCATCAGGTCGCCCGGGGTGTGTGAGCCCTTAGGCACGATGAAGACCATTTTCACGCCATCGATGGTCTTTTCGGTGCGCCCAGGTCCCGGATAGGTCTGGGTGGCGGGCACGGGTTTGGTGTTGGGAAACTTGCGGCCCACGGCGTTCTCGACGATGCCCACCCATTCTGCGCCCGTCGTCTCGACCAGTTCCCTGGCCTTTTCCGAGCTGGTGATGTCTGTCTTGCCAAAGGCGACATTGCCGAGGACATGATCACCGTGATGATGGGTGTTGATGATGTGCCTGACTGGCTTGTCGGTGATGCCCTGAATGGTCTTGTTCAGGTGCCTGCCGATCTCGTCGGTAAAGCCGGTATCCACCAGAATGACGCCAGTCTTGCCGATGATCACGGCGCTGTTGACCATGTAGCCCTGATTTTCGGGGCTGGGCAGCCCCAGGGGGCCGAGCAGGGCATAGACGCGCTCGTTGACCTTGACGACCTCGGGCTTGGGAAGGTCACTGGCGGCAATTGCGCTGGTGATGCCGAGCATGCAAAGCAGAAGCAGATTGATCAGGCGGTTCATGGCGGACCTCCGGTGGCTTCGGGCCTGTGGCCCAAGGGTGTATGCAATGAGTATAGAACCATTTCAGGGCAAAAAATCTGCCTTGGGTCCGGGAGAAGAAATCCTGTTCAGCCCGTCAGGCTTTGTATCATGAAAAAAATGAATGTTCATCAGTATGGATATCAGTTTGATGAATCCATGTGTCTGACCCACACTGTGCGTAGCTCAATCAGTTGAAGGAGGATTCATGAGCATCGCACACAATCTGGGTTTCCCACGCATCGGCCTGAAACGGGAGCTGAAGAAGGCCCTGGAAAGTTTCTGGAAAGGCGGGATCAATGAGGATGCATTGCTGGCCACTGCGCGAGAGCTGCGCCAGCGACATTGGCACCTGCAGCAGGAAGCCGGGATGGATCTGATCCCGGTCGGGGATTTTTCCTTCTATGACCACATGCTCGATATGACGGCCCTCTTGGGCGCCGTGCCCGCGCGCTACGGCTTTTCAGGTGAGATGGTGGATCTGGAGACCTATTTCGCCATGGCCCGCGGCAGCCAGACTCAGCCGGCCATGGAAATGACCAAGTGGTTCGACACCAATTATCATTATATCGTGCCGGAATTCACGGCGGATATGCGCTTCAGGCTGTCTGGCAAGGCAATCTTCGAGGTGGTGGACGAGGCGAAAACGCTTGGCATTCGCCCCAAGCCGGTACTGGTCGGACCCATCACCTATCTCTGGCTTGGCAAGGAGAAGCGGGCTGTGCAGGATGGTGGCGAGGCAACTCACGCGGCTGGCTGTTGTACGGGTGCTTCCCGGGCGGCGGATGCCGGCTTCAGCCGCCTGGAGCTGCTGAAGCATGTGCTGCCCGTCTATGCCGAGTTGCTGGCCCGGCTCAAGGCCCAGGGCGTCGAATGGGTGCAGCTTGACGAACCCGCTTTGGTGCTGGATCTGCCCCCCGAATGGCTGGCGGCCGTGAATACGGCCTACCAGGCCCTGGCCACTGCGGATGCACCGCAGATCCTGCTGACTACTTACTTCGAGTCGGTGGCCGATCAGGCCGATTCGCTCAAGTGTTTGCCGGTCGCCGGTCTGCACCTGGATCTGCGGCGCGCGCCTGATCAGCTCGATGCCTTCCTGCGTGATTATCCGGCGGACAAGGTGCTGTCGCTGGGTGTGGTGGATGGCCGCAACATCTGGCGCACCGACCTCGATGCCGCCCTGGCGCTGCTCGGCAAGGCGCGGGATGACCTGGGTGAGCGGCTCTGGATCGCACCCTCCTGCAGCCTGATTCATTGCCCGGTGGATCTGGCGCAGGAGCGCGCCCTGGACCCGGAGCTCAGGTCCTGGATGGCCTTTGCCGTACAGAAGCTCGAAGAGCTGAATATCCTCAAGACCGCGTTGAATGCCGGGCCCGAGGCGGTGAGGGCGCAACTGGCCGAGTCCCGCGCAGCACTTGAGAGTCGTCGCCACTCCCCGCGCATCCACAATCCTGCCGTAAGCGCCCGGGTTGCCGCATTGCAGCCGGCAGATGCGCAACGCAATCAGCCTTTCCCGCAGCGTCGCGCCGCCCAGCGCCAGCGCTTCAAGCTGCCGGCCCTGCCGACCACCACCATCGGCAGCTTTCCGCAGACGCGCGAGATCCGCCAGGCCCGGCTCAACTTCAAAAAGGGCGAGATCGATGCCGCTGAGTACGAAAGCATCATGCGCCAGGAGATCGTGCATGCGGTGCGCGAGCAGGAGCGGCTGGGGCTTGACGTGCTGGTGCATGGCGAGGCCGAGCGCAACGACATGGTGGAATATTTCGGCGAGCAACTAAGGGGCTTTGCCTTCACCCAGGCAGGCTGGGTGCAGAGCTATGGCTCCCGCTACGTCAAGCCGCCGGTCATCTTCGGGGATGTCTCGCGGCCCCGGCCGATGACACTCGACTGGACGCTTCATGCCCAGTCGCTCACGGAAAAACCCATGAAAGGCATGCTGACCGGGCCGGTCACCATCCTGCAGTGGTCTTTCGTGCGGGATGACCAGCCCAGACGCGATACGGCGACCCAGATCGCCTG from Thermithiobacillus plumbiphilus encodes the following:
- the metE gene encoding 5-methyltetrahydropteroyltriglutamate--homocysteine S-methyltransferase → MSIAHNLGFPRIGLKRELKKALESFWKGGINEDALLATARELRQRHWHLQQEAGMDLIPVGDFSFYDHMLDMTALLGAVPARYGFSGEMVDLETYFAMARGSQTQPAMEMTKWFDTNYHYIVPEFTADMRFRLSGKAIFEVVDEAKTLGIRPKPVLVGPITYLWLGKEKRAVQDGGEATHAAGCCTGASRAADAGFSRLELLKHVLPVYAELLARLKAQGVEWVQLDEPALVLDLPPEWLAAVNTAYQALATADAPQILLTTYFESVADQADSLKCLPVAGLHLDLRRAPDQLDAFLRDYPADKVLSLGVVDGRNIWRTDLDAALALLGKARDDLGERLWIAPSCSLIHCPVDLAQERALDPELRSWMAFAVQKLEELNILKTALNAGPEAVRAQLAESRAALESRRHSPRIHNPAVSARVAALQPADAQRNQPFPQRRAAQRQRFKLPALPTTTIGSFPQTREIRQARLNFKKGEIDAAEYESIMRQEIVHAVREQERLGLDVLVHGEAERNDMVEYFGEQLRGFAFTQAGWVQSYGSRYVKPPVIFGDVSRPRPMTLDWTLHAQSLTEKPMKGMLTGPVTILQWSFVRDDQPRRDTATQIACAIRDEVTDLARAGIGIIQIDEPALREGLPLKARDWDAYLAWATRAFRIAASGVDDDVQIHTHMCYAEFNDILPAIASMDADVITIETSRSAMELLDAFGVFEYPNEIGPGVYDIHSPRVPGVEEMVRLLEKAATVIPADRLWVNPDCGLKTRSWEEVGPALANMLAATQQVRARLA
- a CDS encoding MBL fold metallo-hydrolase, encoding MNRLINLLLLCMLGITSAIAASDLPKPEVVKVNERVYALLGPLGLPSPENQGYMVNSAVIIGKTGVILVDTGFTDEIGRHLNKTIQGITDKPVRHIINTHHHGDHVLGNVAFGKTDITSSEKARELVETTGAEWVGIVENAVGRKFPNTKPVPATQTYPGPGRTEKTIDGVKMVFIVPKGSHTPGDLMVYLPEDKVLIAGDVMVNDIVPNFRDANAKNWIATLDEAQKLPARTIIPGHGPLARPADLTAMHARMASLYEGVEAGYKEGLTDTEIRQKLDLSDWKKLKNFDEQMGPTINRIYLEVEAANF
- a CDS encoding DUF2269 domain-containing protein — its product is MEYALVKTIHILSAFLLFGTGLGSAFYKYMADRNGDLRNIAITSRHVVLADWLFTAPTVIIQPATGLYLAHLAGYPLSQTWLWLSLLLFVIAGLCWLPVVWLQIRMRDMACHALATDTPLPERYHQMARIWFWLGIPAFLAITTVIFLMVFKPYA
- a CDS encoding NAD(P)H-binding protein, which produces MRVLVTGASGFIGKHLVRHLLDAGHEVTGSTRNPAKLQQTIPGLRAIAADFATDHDPAVWQPRVAGMDVVINATGIFEERGKQNFMAVHRDAPIALFRACQTAGVRRVIQISALGADAQASTAFHLSKKAADDQLASSSLDWAIIYPSIVYGPGEASMGFFKAIAALPLIPLVGNGEQQVQPIHVEDLCRGIQRLVESRKPLHTRLPAVGPEPVTFRRLLEILRAWLGDRPAPMLTTPLALARPGADLLGRLGVAPVNADGISMLLRGNTASPAAWVERTGVKPRSLQQAFPPGAATEAERWHARLFFLKPLLRLSLALVWIITGLLSLGIYPIADSHALLARTGLHGIPASIALYGAALLDLVLGLALLFRYHLQGIALLQILVMLTFSVIIAIALPEFWLHPYGPLLKNLPMITATLVMMALEKR